Below is a window of Deltaproteobacteria bacterium HGW-Deltaproteobacteria-2 DNA.
TCAGAAGAATTAAATTTACTCATTTGTTTTGAGAGTGTTTAAATACGGATTATTTGACCATCTTTAATAATGTTAATTTTTCTATCTTTTATTAACGACACTTCTTTACGTATAACTTCATGATAGCTTGGTTTCATGTGATAGAGGTAAATATCCGGTTTTTTGCCTTTCAATTTTTTAAGTTCCACCTGCAAATAAGATGGCGTGAGGTGACCTGTTATACTCGCGACAGCTTTCATGGAATCCGGTAAAGAAGTTTCAATAAATACCGCATTGAGGTCTTTAATCTTCTTTGCCACCTGCCAGGTCTTCTCGGTAGGCCCGGTATCGCCGAGGAAAATTACTGTTTTGTTTTTACTTTCAATTACGTATCCGACGGTTTCCACAACGTGATGAACATTAATCGCACTGATCTGGAAATCACCTATTGTTTGCTTCCTTCCGGGCTTGATAATTTGAAATTTTATCAGCGGCGCTTTTATGCCGGGTATTCTGGAAAAATCAGGCCAGATAACATTGTTAAACAGATGACGGCGAATTGCCTCGATAATGCCTTTCGTACTGACAATAACTAACTGATTTTTCTTGCCCTGATGGAAAATATTGTCGGCAAGAAACATAAGATCGCGAACGTGATCCAAATGAGCATGGGTAATTAAAATGTAATCAATTTTCATCTGTTCTTTAAGGCTTAAAACCGTGGTAACTGTTCCGGCATCGACTAAGACGTTTTGCCCGATGAGGAAACTTGTCGTATTATAATCAGGGAGCTGTGAACCGTGACAACCAAGGACTCTTATCCTCATTTCGTCCTCCTCATAATTGATGCTTTACACCACGCTGCCAATTAAACAGTAATTTAATATGGAATCGGTACAATAAACTAGCACACCTTTTCTAGGCAGGCAATTAATTTGTAAAACTCTGTAATGAAAGGAGTATTATTTATTGTCAGATAACAAACTCTGCCAGGTATGACGTTCCAGAAAAGAGCCGGGAACGTTTTTTTCCATTTCTTCGAAGAGCGCGAAAGGCGCAGCAAAGGTCATCAAATTAGGATCGCCCAACTGCTTGCGAACGTAAACACGGGCGGAAAGATCGGTCAGGCCGACAACTGCCCGGGGATTTTTTGATTCAGCTTCGCGATAAGGATAAATGCCGATTGTCTGACAGCCGGCAGCAAAGGGAATGATCACATTTTCATTATCGTCGCGTCCGTAATTGGCCAGAACTGTCAGTGCCGAAAGTTGATCGGGATTAACAAAGAAAATTATCGTCTGCGGTTTCTCTTTCAACAGATCAACAGCGGACAGCGGCTGAAAAACAACATAGGTTGCAGGTATCTCAGTCATAGGGAGAGCCTTGACAAATCTTTCAACAAGTTCCGGACTTTTGATGTATCGCTCTCCATGCAGAAAATTATCGTAACTTTCTTGGGTCATGAAAGGCTTGATCTTTTCGGCAATCTCCATTCCACCCTGACGTTTAGCATTTCCGGTGGAAAGAAAATGACAAAATCCTTCTTCACCGCCGGGGAAATTTTTATACTGGTTGCCGAATCCCAACCCCACACCGCCGCCGAAACAACCAAATGTTTTCTTACCGGCAACAGCGGTTTTACCCTTGGCCGCATGAACAGCCAGCCACATCACACAACCCCATTTGCCTTCGGAAAACTGCATGGCCTCCGCAGGTTTTTCATTGGACCACATCAGCGCCACCGGCTGGTATTTCAGCCTAAGTGCCTCTGCAATTTTGCTTTCCATTACCAATTTTCCTTTATATTTAAGCTCTGATATTATTTTATGTAAAGCATAAAAAATATTACTGATTTTAAACGCAACATTATCACTGCGCGCTCATTTCAATTAAATATTTTTACATGAGAACGTGAAAATTTGATACGCTTAGTCAGGTATTACTTTAAATACCTCATCGCCCGGCCGTACGCGATCGGAAACCTTGATGCCGATAAAATCTCCGGCAACCGCTTTGGGCACCGATTTGTTGTCCACTTCCATTGATTGAATCACATCGGTAAAATCGGTGGTATGACCGGAAAACTTGATGCTGTCGCCCACGGCTATTTCTCCAACCGTAATCTTTACAGCGGCTACGGAAGGTTTTGGGAAATACTTCATTACTTCGCCAATTTTCTTCTCTGCCATAACCAAACCTCCTTTATTATACTATGTCTGCAAGTTATTACTTCGGCAATTAAATATATACAACGTTTCTTTCTCTATCCTCCGCTGGCGGAGGTGGCCCGATGAGGAATCGGGACGGAGGTGGAAAGCAGTGTCGATTTAACTTATGAATATATAACTGCTTTAAAAATATCCACCCCCTTAATCCCCCGCCAGCGGGCGACACGCAAACGTAAAATGGGACTATTAACATGTTTAATTGCCGAAGTAATAATATCTCCAATAGCGTAAAATATAACCGGCAAAATCCCGATCGCTTCGCTTCTGAAACTCGGGACTAACATTGTTATTGTAATTTTTTTGGTGTAAAAAGACAATAATAAAAAAGG
It encodes the following:
- a CDS encoding MBL fold metallo-hydrolase, producing the protein MRIRVLGCHGSQLPDYNTTSFLIGQNVLVDAGTVTTVLSLKEQMKIDYILITHAHLDHVRDLMFLADNIFHQGKKNQLVIVSTKGIIEAIRRHLFNNVIWPDFSRIPGIKAPLIKFQIIKPGRKQTIGDFQISAINVHHVVETVGYVIESKNKTVIFLGDTGPTEKTWQVAKKIKDLNAVFIETSLPDSMKAVASITGHLTPSYLQVELKKLKGKKPDIYLYHMKPSYHEVIRKEVSLIKDRKINIIKDGQIIRI
- a CDS encoding translation elongation factor-like protein — translated: MAEKKIGEVMKYFPKPSVAAVKITVGEIAVGDSIKFSGHTTDFTDVIQSMEVDNKSVPKAVAGDFIGIKVSDRVRPGDEVFKVIPD